One region of Fragaria vesca subsp. vesca linkage group LG4, FraVesHawaii_1.0, whole genome shotgun sequence genomic DNA includes:
- the LOC101314457 gene encoding probable LRR receptor-like serine/threonine-protein kinase At1g74360-like, with the protein MEFVDRNRCCGCLKKQSLWLSRLDLGDNKFYGNLPSWIGSKVTLRILRLRTNSFSGHIPHHLCNLIGLHVLDLAQNNFTGTIPKCLDNMTSMGSEDPIDTWDFYDFVEQTTIISKGRELEYSSNLELVKSIDLSSNNLEGEIPDEICSLIALSTLNLSWNHLHGNIPSNIGKLSSLETLDLSNNHLFGDIPQSLSSLNYLSHLNLSCNNFSGRIPSGNQLRTLVNPSIYEGNPSLCGIPLSTKCPGDDEPTSTGKLPAQENDDEDGNGKLGLYVSVVLGFIIGFWGVCGTLLMKKSWRHAYFRFFDNIKEKIIVAIAVKVAHLRGHL; encoded by the exons ATGGAGTTTGTGGACCGAAATCGATGTTGTGGATGTCTCAAGAAACAATCTCTCTG GTTGAGTAGACTTGATCTCGGAGACAACAAGTTTTATGGAAATCTACCTTCATGGATAGGATCAAAGGTGACACTGCGTATACTACGATTGCGCACAAACTCTTTCAGTGGTCACATTCCCCATCACCTGTGCAATCTTATTGGTCTCCATGTCCTAGACCTTGCTCAGAACAACTTTACAGGTACCATTCCAAAGTGTTTGGATAATATGACTTCCATGGGTAGTGAAGATCCCATTGATACTTGGGATTTCTACGATTTTGTTGAGCAAACAACAATAATATCAAAAGGAAGAGAACTCGAATACTCTTCCAATCTAGAGTTGGTGAAGAGTATTGACCTGTCCTCAAATAACTTGGAAGGTGAAATTCCTGATGAAATATGCAGTCTCATAGCACTGAGTACCTTGAACTTGTCGTGGAATCATTTACATGGAAATATTCCATCAAACATTGGAAAATTGAGTTCGCTGGAAACACTTGACCTCTCAAACAATCACCTTTTTGGAGATATTCCTCAAAGCTTGTCATCTTTGAACTACTTGTCTCACTTGAACTTGTCTTGTAACAACTTTTCTGGAAGAATTCCTTCGGGCAATCAGCTCCGAACACTGGTCAATCCATCCATTTATGAGGGCAATCCATCATTGTGCGGCATTCCTCTTTCAACCAAGTGCCCTGGAGATGACGAACCTACTAGCACTGGAAAACTTCCTGCCCAAGAAAATGATGATGAAGATGGCAATGGAAAGCTTGGTCTCTATGTTAGCGTCGTGCTTGGCTTTATCATAGGCTTCTGGGGTGTTTGTGGCACATTACTTATGAAGAAATCATGGAGGCATGCCTATTTTCGGTTCTTCGACAACATCAAAGAAAAGATAATAGTGGCAATTGCAGTGAAAGTAGCTCATCTCCGAGGGCACCTTTGA